The Sphingomonas sanxanigenens DSM 19645 = NX02 genome includes a region encoding these proteins:
- a CDS encoding helix-turn-helix transcriptional regulator gives MALSRTDENELLTALHEGMHDQPLWQTFLLRLRARTRADYASLIFRQGDAPMHRATQLFAGRDVRAEAERLAELATLDPIRYDRLRPGRVYSPEEMIDPADMRHDRFRREYMERIGVRYGRFMRVTEPGGSSLWVVISRQKEDFGAADAALVGSLAPHLGIALRNFLALEQARFRINVAEDALRRAGIGWRALDGDGRVLAGSGAEGVGRRLHVGSVEADRAVTRAAHAFAAHADHPPEAIDLDTDDGARIIAVPVPEQPLAALALPALVALSRSQPPIGPHHVPLLAKLHGLAIGEARLALLLADGHSLAEAAPMLGLTIETARNYSKRLYAKTATRGQADLVRLVLTSVAVLG, from the coding sequence ATGGCGCTCTCCCGCACCGACGAGAACGAACTGCTCACGGCGCTGCACGAGGGTATGCACGATCAGCCGCTCTGGCAGACCTTCCTCCTGCGCCTGCGCGCGCGCACGCGGGCCGACTATGCGTCGTTGATCTTCCGTCAGGGCGACGCGCCGATGCACCGCGCGACCCAGCTGTTCGCCGGCCGCGACGTCCGCGCCGAGGCCGAGCGGCTGGCCGAGCTCGCGACGCTCGACCCGATCCGCTACGATCGGCTTCGCCCGGGCCGGGTCTATTCGCCCGAGGAAATGATCGACCCCGCCGACATGCGGCACGATCGCTTCCGCCGCGAGTATATGGAGCGGATCGGTGTGCGTTACGGCCGCTTCATGCGCGTAACCGAGCCCGGCGGTTCGAGCCTGTGGGTGGTGATTTCCCGCCAGAAGGAGGATTTCGGCGCGGCGGACGCGGCGCTGGTCGGGTCGCTCGCGCCGCATCTCGGCATCGCACTGCGCAACTTCCTCGCGCTCGAACAGGCGCGTTTCCGTATCAACGTGGCCGAGGATGCGCTGCGCCGCGCCGGCATCGGCTGGCGCGCGCTCGATGGCGACGGCCGTGTGCTTGCGGGCTCGGGCGCCGAAGGCGTGGGCCGGCGCCTGCACGTCGGTTCGGTCGAGGCGGACCGTGCCGTCACCCGCGCCGCGCACGCCTTCGCCGCGCATGCCGATCATCCGCCCGAAGCGATCGACCTCGACACCGACGACGGCGCGCGGATCATCGCGGTACCCGTCCCCGAACAGCCGCTCGCGGCACTGGCCCTCCCCGCGCTCGTCGCGCTGTCGCGCAGCCAGCCGCCGATCGGGCCGCATCACGTCCCGCTGCTGGCCAAGCTGCACGGGCTGGCGATCGGCGAGGCACGGCTCGCGCTGCTGCTGGCGGATGGGCACAGCCTGGCCGAGGCGGCGCCGATGCTCGGCCTGACCATCGAGACCGCGCGCAACTATTCCAAACGGCTCTACGCCAAGACCGCCACACGCGGTCAGGCGGATCTGGTGCGGCTGGTGCTGACGAGCGTCGCGGTGCTCGGCTAG
- a CDS encoding TonB-dependent receptor, whose product MARQIHKSWCVLAAGVSLLAFTAGAARAEEAAPAPEPAAAAAEPGELAEIVVTAERRDVNLQQAPLSVTAITADTLKAANITDITGLNGTVPGLVVARSGGGERIISIRGIGSETPENTNTQPGVSYHVDGAYIFNSIAASAAFIDVAQVEVLRGPQGTLFGQGSTGGTINVVSVAPSPDELTGKANIGAGNHGWFEGDAAVNVPIGETFAVRGAIQYMKHDGYAYATGVPGFDKYELDDADELGWRVGAIWQPTSDFSITLNTIQYDSDTNGPAQKNILDPEPDPRILTQDYTGRSEVKTELYTATLKWNLPFAVFKAITSYQKLHSEQAWDGDGLTADLFYDLTYSPISFTGNRYDHVALWQTDTESWTQEVNFSSSGNGPFQWVAGAVYLQSTNDQYIVEYRANDSNILRPPLPIDTPFDSPEVSTLTFAELSQIKREQWAAFGQATYDFTDQLKLTAGIRYNHDHAKGLYSSASGGSSSATSGNYLQPAPTSPRSADEWTGKLALDYQFTPQNMVYASYTRGFKPGGINSSASAGDSAYYIFGWTDAIQPTYEAETVDSFEIGTKNRFFGNSVQLNASAFLYNYKNMQFLEEDPVLFGEGISNAPKARVYGVEMEGSWLATENLRFDGSVSWLEGEFTSDYDALDPGAANAAQIAAGYPDYLFWTNFYAASVARDAARRNINGNRVPKLPRWQGSLAATYTAEVGPGLATARAQYIYRGKYQYRLFNDSGIDITPSYSQVNVMLRYELEEPGVNFTFRATNLFNKDGVNSRFSDPYGSAQVMETFIPPRQLIFSVGYKF is encoded by the coding sequence ATGGCAAGACAGATTCATAAGAGCTGGTGCGTACTCGCTGCGGGCGTGTCGCTGCTCGCGTTCACCGCGGGAGCCGCCCGGGCAGAGGAGGCTGCACCGGCACCCGAGCCCGCCGCGGCCGCCGCCGAGCCGGGCGAACTGGCGGAGATCGTCGTCACCGCAGAGCGCCGCGACGTCAACCTGCAGCAGGCGCCGCTCTCGGTCACCGCGATCACGGCGGATACGCTGAAGGCCGCCAACATCACCGACATCACCGGCCTCAACGGCACGGTGCCGGGCCTCGTCGTCGCGCGCAGCGGCGGCGGCGAGCGGATCATCTCGATCCGCGGCATCGGCTCGGAAACGCCGGAGAACACCAACACCCAGCCGGGCGTCTCCTACCATGTCGACGGCGCCTATATCTTCAACTCGATCGCGGCGAGCGCGGCGTTCATCGACGTCGCCCAGGTCGAGGTGCTTCGCGGGCCGCAGGGCACCTTGTTCGGCCAGGGCTCGACCGGCGGCACGATCAACGTCGTCTCGGTCGCACCCTCGCCCGACGAACTGACCGGGAAGGCCAATATTGGTGCCGGCAATCATGGCTGGTTCGAGGGCGATGCGGCGGTCAACGTGCCAATCGGCGAGACCTTCGCGGTGCGCGGCGCGATCCAGTATATGAAGCATGACGGCTATGCCTATGCGACCGGCGTGCCCGGCTTCGACAAATATGAGCTGGACGATGCGGACGAGCTCGGCTGGCGCGTGGGTGCGATCTGGCAGCCGACCAGCGATTTCTCGATCACGCTCAACACCATCCAGTATGACAGCGACACGAACGGGCCGGCGCAGAAGAACATCCTCGATCCGGAGCCCGATCCGCGCATCCTGACGCAGGACTATACCGGCCGCTCGGAGGTGAAGACCGAACTCTACACCGCCACGCTCAAATGGAACCTGCCCTTCGCGGTGTTCAAGGCGATCACCAGCTACCAGAAGCTGCACAGCGAGCAGGCCTGGGACGGCGACGGCCTGACCGCCGACCTGTTCTACGACCTGACCTACAGCCCGATCAGCTTCACCGGCAACCGCTACGACCATGTCGCGCTGTGGCAGACCGACACCGAAAGCTGGACGCAGGAGGTCAACTTCTCCTCATCGGGCAACGGCCCGTTCCAGTGGGTCGCCGGCGCCGTCTATCTGCAGTCGACCAACGACCAGTACATCGTCGAGTATCGCGCCAACGACAGCAACATCCTGCGGCCGCCGCTGCCGATCGACACGCCCTTCGACAGCCCCGAAGTCTCGACGCTGACCTTCGCCGAGCTCTCGCAGATCAAGCGCGAGCAGTGGGCGGCGTTCGGCCAGGCGACCTATGATTTCACCGACCAGCTCAAGCTGACCGCGGGCATCCGCTACAACCATGACCATGCCAAGGGGCTCTATTCGAGCGCCTCCGGCGGCAGCAGCAGCGCAACCTCGGGCAACTATCTGCAGCCCGCGCCGACCAGCCCGCGCTCCGCGGACGAATGGACCGGCAAGCTGGCGCTCGACTATCAGTTCACCCCGCAGAACATGGTCTATGCAAGCTACACGCGCGGCTTCAAGCCCGGCGGCATCAACAGTTCCGCCTCGGCGGGCGACAGCGCCTATTACATCTTCGGCTGGACCGACGCGATCCAGCCGACCTACGAGGCGGAAACGGTCGACTCGTTCGAAATCGGCACGAAGAACCGCTTTTTCGGCAACAGCGTCCAGCTCAACGCCTCGGCCTTCCTCTACAATTACAAGAATATGCAGTTCCTCGAAGAGGATCCGGTGCTGTTCGGCGAAGGCATTTCCAATGCGCCGAAGGCCCGCGTCTATGGCGTCGAGATGGAAGGCTCATGGCTCGCGACGGAGAACCTGCGCTTCGACGGCTCGGTGTCCTGGCTGGAGGGCGAGTTCACCTCCGACTATGACGCGCTCGATCCCGGCGCGGCGAACGCGGCGCAGATCGCCGCAGGCTATCCGGACTATCTGTTCTGGACCAACTTCTACGCCGCCTCGGTCGCCCGCGACGCCGCGCGCCGCAACATCAACGGCAACCGCGTGCCCAAGCTGCCGCGCTGGCAGGGCAGCCTTGCCGCCACCTACACGGCGGAAGTCGGCCCCGGCCTGGCCACCGCCCGCGCGCAATACATCTATCGCGGCAAATATCAGTACCGTCTGTTCAACGACTCCGGCATCGACATCACGCCCTCCTACAGCCAGGTCAACGTGATGCTCCGCTATGAGCTTGAAGAGCCCGGCGTGAACTTCACCTTCCGCGCCACCAACCTGTTCAACAAGGATGGCGTGAACTCGCGCTTCTCAGATCCGTATGGCAGCGCGCAGGTGATGGAGACCTTCATTCCGCCCCGCCAGCTGATCTTTTCGGTGGGTTACAAGTTCTAA
- a CDS encoding glycoside hydrolase family 43 protein, producing MTFDLSRRLFLGAAAAVTATPAGVLAAKPAAKRGALPENPLVRQRADAQIFRHADGLYYMTASVPEYDRLILRRSRTIAGLSTAEEAVLWRRPASGRLAGYIWAPELHFIDGRWYMYFAAGDGGAPFRIRTYVLRCLGADAITGTWEVMGQLETPWDTFTLDSTVFLHRGTRYICWAQKEPGVETNSNLYLAPLATPTTLKRAPTRLTVPTLPWEIRGFKVAEGAAPLIRNGRLFLTYSASATDARYCLGMLTAPDDADLMDPRAWTKSPDPVFVTSRETSVYGPGHNSFTVDEQGRDVLVYHGRDYEAIKGDPLFDPNRHTRVQRLYYRADGTPDFGIPVGNGALPERFSPAAAPGRFLAQVGGMLSVGAAALPATQFRSLKAGDALMLSPIEQPHHVVAVGADRKVGLVRNDGSADVLRRAALIRENAPDGSVRWLSRAGGGALAPTADGLGVTVRNDATARWRAD from the coding sequence ATGACGTTCGATCTTTCCCGCCGGCTGTTTCTGGGCGCCGCGGCTGCCGTGACCGCAACCCCCGCCGGGGTGCTGGCCGCGAAGCCGGCGGCGAAGCGTGGCGCGCTGCCTGAAAACCCGCTGGTGCGCCAGCGCGCCGATGCGCAGATCTTCCGCCACGCGGACGGTCTTTACTACATGACCGCGTCGGTGCCCGAATATGACCGGCTGATCCTGCGCCGGTCCAGGACGATCGCCGGGCTGTCGACGGCGGAGGAAGCCGTGCTGTGGCGCCGCCCGGCGAGCGGCAGGCTGGCAGGCTATATCTGGGCGCCCGAACTCCATTTCATCGACGGGCGGTGGTATATGTATTTCGCCGCCGGCGATGGCGGCGCGCCGTTCCGCATCCGCACCTATGTGCTGCGCTGCCTGGGCGCCGACGCCATCACCGGCACGTGGGAGGTGATGGGGCAGCTCGAGACGCCGTGGGACACGTTCACGCTCGATTCCACCGTCTTCCTCCACCGCGGCACCCGCTATATCTGCTGGGCGCAGAAGGAGCCGGGGGTCGAGACGAACTCGAACCTCTATCTGGCGCCGCTGGCGACGCCGACGACGCTGAAACGCGCGCCGACGCGACTGACCGTGCCGACGCTGCCGTGGGAGATCCGCGGCTTCAAGGTTGCGGAAGGTGCAGCCCCCCTGATCCGCAACGGCCGGCTGTTCCTGACCTATTCGGCAAGCGCCACCGACGCGCGCTATTGCCTGGGCATGCTGACCGCACCGGACGATGCCGATTTGATGGATCCGCGCGCGTGGACCAAGTCTCCGGACCCCGTCTTCGTCACCTCGCGCGAGACCAGCGTCTACGGCCCCGGCCACAACAGCTTCACGGTCGACGAGCAGGGCAGGGACGTGCTCGTCTATCACGGTCGCGACTATGAAGCGATCAAGGGCGATCCGCTGTTCGATCCCAACCGCCATACCCGCGTCCAGCGGCTCTATTATCGCGCGGACGGCACGCCGGATTTCGGGATTCCGGTCGGCAACGGCGCGCTGCCCGAACGCTTTTCGCCGGCAGCCGCTCCCGGCCGGTTCCTCGCTCAGGTCGGTGGCATGCTGAGCGTCGGCGCGGCGGCGCTGCCCGCTACGCAGTTCCGCTCGCTGAAGGCGGGCGACGCGCTGATGCTCTCGCCGATCGAGCAGCCGCACCATGTCGTCGCAGTCGGCGCCGACCGCAAGGTGGGGCTGGTGCGCAACGACGGCAGCGCCGATGTGCTCCGCCGCGCCGCGCTGATCAGGGAGAACGCGCCCGATGGCAGTGTCCGCTGGCTGTCGCGGGCCGGCGGCGGTGCGCTGGCGCCCACGGCGGACGGGCTTGGTGTCACGGTGCGGAACGACGCCACGGCACGCTGGCGCGCCGACTGA
- a CDS encoding alpha-N-arabinofuranosidase, translating into MIATLRRATAALLLSTAALAAPATAQTATEDAATATISADKPGPVYDRRIFTQFAEHLGHGIYEGLWVGNDRAIPNTNGFRNDVIAALRQLSVPVVRWPGGCFADEYHWREGVGARAKRPVKINTHWGGVTEPNTVGTHEFMELVRQMGSEAYISGNVGNGTPQEMAEWVEYITSPAGSLADERARNGHKEPWALPYFGIGNELWGCGGNMRAEYAADVTRRYATFIKAPAGTKILKIASGANGDDVSWTETMMKMAADKVDALSLHYYTVPGGWPPRHSAVDFDEAGWAETLAGTRKMEELISRHSAVMDKYDPQKRVWLAVDEWGTWYAGDPGTNPGFLRQQNTLRDALVTSINLDIFARHADRVKMTAIAQMVNVLQAMILTDGRKMVLTPTYHVFEMYKPYQDATVLPIEIDSPWYAKDAWNMPAVSGSAVRAKDGKVHVGLSNLDPNKPHTITVKLQGLSATGVTGRVLTANAMNALNSFDAPDTVKPVPFNGARIDGGTLSVTLPAKSVVMLDLQ; encoded by the coding sequence ATGATTGCCACCTTGCGCCGCGCCACCGCCGCGCTGCTGCTGTCGACCGCCGCACTTGCGGCGCCGGCAACGGCGCAGACCGCCACCGAGGACGCCGCCACCGCCACGATCAGCGCGGACAAGCCGGGTCCGGTCTATGACCGCCGCATCTTCACCCAGTTCGCCGAGCATCTGGGGCACGGCATCTATGAGGGGCTGTGGGTGGGCAACGACCGCGCGATCCCCAACACCAACGGTTTCCGCAACGACGTGATCGCGGCGCTCAGGCAGCTCTCCGTGCCGGTGGTGCGCTGGCCGGGCGGTTGCTTCGCGGACGAATATCATTGGCGGGAGGGTGTCGGCGCGCGCGCCAAGCGCCCGGTGAAGATCAACACCCATTGGGGCGGCGTGACCGAACCCAACACCGTCGGCACGCACGAGTTCATGGAACTGGTCCGCCAGATGGGCTCGGAGGCCTATATCTCGGGCAATGTCGGCAACGGGACCCCGCAGGAAATGGCGGAGTGGGTGGAATATATCACCTCGCCCGCCGGCAGCCTGGCCGATGAGCGCGCGCGCAACGGCCACAAGGAGCCCTGGGCGCTGCCCTATTTCGGCATCGGCAACGAATTGTGGGGCTGCGGCGGCAATATGCGCGCCGAATATGCGGCGGACGTCACCCGCCGCTATGCGACCTTCATCAAGGCGCCGGCCGGCACCAAGATCCTCAAGATCGCATCGGGCGCGAACGGCGACGACGTGTCCTGGACCGAGACGATGATGAAGATGGCGGCCGACAAGGTCGATGCCTTGTCGCTGCACTATTACACCGTCCCCGGCGGCTGGCCGCCGCGCCATTCCGCGGTCGACTTCGACGAGGCCGGCTGGGCCGAGACGCTCGCCGGCACGCGCAAGATGGAGGAACTGATCTCCAGGCATAGCGCGGTCATGGACAAATATGATCCGCAGAAGCGCGTCTGGCTCGCGGTGGACGAATGGGGCACCTGGTACGCCGGTGATCCCGGCACCAACCCCGGCTTCCTGCGCCAGCAGAACACGCTGCGCGACGCGCTGGTCACCTCGATCAACCTCGACATCTTCGCGCGCCATGCCGATCGCGTGAAGATGACGGCGATCGCGCAGATGGTGAACGTGCTGCAGGCGATGATCCTGACCGACGGCCGGAAGATGGTGCTGACGCCCACCTATCATGTCTTCGAGATGTACAAGCCCTATCAGGACGCGACGGTGCTGCCGATCGAGATCGACTCGCCCTGGTATGCCAAGGATGCGTGGAACATGCCGGCGGTCAGCGGATCGGCGGTGCGCGCGAAGGATGGCAAGGTCCATGTCGGCCTCTCCAACTTGGACCCCAACAAGCCGCATACGATCACGGTGAAGCTGCAAGGCCTCTCCGCGACGGGCGTGACCGGCCGGGTGCTGACCGCGAACGCGATGAACGCGCTCAACAGCTTCGACGCGCCGGACACGGTGAAGCCGGTGCCGTTCAACGGTGCGCGGATCGACGGCGGCACGCTCAGCGTGACCTTGCCGGCGAAGTCGGTGGTGATGCTCGACCTGCAGTGA
- a CDS encoding Gfo/Idh/MocA family protein: MDPIRIAVVGLGKIARDQHLPAIAGNGTFSLAATVSPHDHAIEGVPHLASLDALLAEGPAVDAVALCTPPQVRHDLAVAALKRGVHVFLEKPPGATLSEVAALQVRADRVGASLFAAWHARFAAGVAPARAWLAERRIDRVQVTWREDVRVWHPGQAWIWEPGGLGVFDPGINALSIVTHILPRPIFLKAATLTLPENRAAPIAAELHLLDTADAPITVDFDWRQTGPQLWDIIVETDAGTLRLSQGGAVLALPSGTEHGEDVEYAGLYSRFANLIRGGCSDVDTDPLRIVADAFLCGRRLTTQAFHD, encoded by the coding sequence ATGGATCCGATCCGGATCGCGGTGGTCGGGCTCGGCAAGATCGCGCGGGACCAGCATCTGCCGGCGATCGCGGGCAACGGCACGTTCAGCCTCGCAGCGACGGTCAGCCCGCACGATCATGCGATCGAGGGGGTGCCGCATCTCGCCAGCCTCGACGCCTTGCTTGCCGAAGGACCGGCGGTGGATGCCGTCGCGCTGTGCACGCCGCCGCAGGTCCGCCATGACCTGGCGGTCGCGGCCCTGAAGCGCGGCGTGCATGTGTTCCTGGAAAAGCCGCCGGGCGCGACCTTGAGCGAGGTCGCGGCGCTGCAGGTGCGCGCCGACAGGGTGGGCGCATCGCTGTTCGCCGCCTGGCACGCGCGCTTTGCGGCCGGCGTCGCGCCGGCGCGGGCCTGGCTGGCGGAGCGGCGCATCGATCGCGTGCAGGTCACGTGGCGCGAGGATGTCCGCGTCTGGCACCCCGGGCAGGCCTGGATCTGGGAGCCGGGCGGGCTCGGCGTGTTCGATCCGGGGATCAATGCGCTCTCGATCGTCACCCATATCCTGCCGCGGCCGATCTTCCTCAAGGCGGCGACGCTGACCCTGCCGGAAAACCGCGCCGCGCCGATCGCCGCCGAACTGCACCTGCTCGACACCGCGGACGCGCCGATCACGGTCGATTTCGACTGGCGCCAGACCGGGCCGCAGCTCTGGGACATCATCGTCGAGACCGATGCCGGGACCTTGCGGCTGTCGCAGGGCGGCGCGGTGCTCGCGCTGCCGAGCGGCACCGAGCATGGCGAGGACGTCGAATATGCCGGGCTCTACAGCCGTTTCGCCAATCTGATCCGGGGCGGATGCAGCGATGTCGATACCGACCCGCTGCGCATCGTGGCCGACGCCTTCCTGTGCGGCCGCCGCCTGACGACGCAAGCCTTTCACGACTGA
- the araD1 gene encoding AraD1 family protein, translating into MAFRLLQQRGADGARAVIAAEGDAAWIVLGVENVRALALEAIAAGQGLADAVAARGKGAAVDIAAEARAGRLLAPIDHEDPAHLWMTGTGLTHLGSAEGRDKMHREAAAAATKTDSMRMFLEGLEGGKPAAGSFGQQPEWFYKGDGSQLVGPGAPLTMPPFAKDGGEEPELAGIYVIGPDGTPFRLGLCLANEFSDHVTERHNYLWLAHSKLRQAAIGAELLVGAPPAGVEGTSRILRDGEILWEKPFLSGEANMSHTLANLEAHHFKYALFRKPGDVHVHFFGTATLSFSDGIQTQPGDVFEIAAAPFTLPLANPLARSAGEAVPVAVKAL; encoded by the coding sequence ATGGCTTTCCGTTTGCTGCAGCAGCGCGGTGCCGACGGTGCGCGCGCGGTGATCGCCGCCGAGGGCGATGCCGCCTGGATCGTGCTCGGCGTCGAGAACGTCCGCGCGCTCGCGCTGGAGGCGATCGCGGCGGGGCAGGGGCTGGCCGATGCGGTCGCGGCGCGCGGCAAGGGCGCCGCCGTCGACATCGCCGCCGAGGCCCGGGCCGGCCGGCTGCTCGCCCCGATCGACCATGAGGATCCCGCCCATCTGTGGATGACCGGCACGGGCCTCACCCATCTCGGTTCCGCCGAGGGGCGCGACAAGATGCACCGCGAGGCGGCGGCCGCCGCCACCAAGACCGACTCGATGCGGATGTTTCTGGAAGGGCTGGAGGGCGGCAAGCCCGCGGCCGGCAGCTTCGGCCAGCAGCCCGAATGGTTCTACAAGGGCGATGGTTCGCAACTCGTCGGCCCCGGCGCGCCGCTGACGATGCCGCCCTTCGCCAAGGATGGCGGCGAGGAGCCGGAACTGGCCGGCATCTATGTGATCGGTCCTGACGGCACGCCGTTCCGGCTTGGCCTGTGCCTTGCCAACGAGTTCAGCGACCATGTCACCGAGCGCCACAACTATCTGTGGCTCGCCCATTCCAAGCTGCGCCAGGCGGCGATCGGCGCCGAGCTGCTGGTCGGTGCGCCGCCGGCGGGTGTCGAGGGCACCAGCCGCATCCTGCGCGATGGCGAGATCCTGTGGGAAAAGCCCTTCCTTTCGGGCGAGGCCAACATGTCGCACACGCTCGCCAATCTGGAGGCGCATCACTTCAAATATGCGTTGTTCCGCAAGCCGGGCGACGTCCACGTCCATTTCTTCGGCACGGCGACCCTGTCGTTCAGCGACGGCATCCAGACGCAGCCGGGGGACGTGTTCGAGATCGCGGCGGCGCCCTTCACATTGCCGCTGGCCAACCCGCTGGCCCGCAGCGCTGGGGAAGCCGTTCCGGTCGCCGTCAAGGCGCTCTGA
- a CDS encoding FadR/GntR family transcriptional regulator → MIPSNAADEDKGETAGVPAPRPTRGPGRRLHGAVAHKLGVAILSGEYAPGDTLSGEVAFAEELEVSRSAYREAVQVLTAKGLVESRPKAGTRVLPRNRWNLLDPDVLAWAFAGEPDIDFVRNLFELRAIVEPAAARLAAERRDRADLKAMKDALAAMRRFTLATDAGRAADRDFHNAILQATHNDALMALTASIGAAVNWTTQFKQRSRALPRNPIPDHARVYDAIAVGDADAAATAMRTLVDLALEDTRSSMER, encoded by the coding sequence ATGATCCCATCGAATGCGGCGGACGAGGACAAGGGCGAGACAGCAGGCGTACCCGCGCCGCGTCCAACCCGCGGCCCCGGTCGCCGCCTGCACGGCGCCGTCGCCCATAAGCTCGGCGTCGCCATCCTTTCGGGCGAATATGCGCCCGGCGATACGCTCTCGGGCGAAGTCGCCTTCGCCGAGGAACTCGAAGTATCGCGCAGTGCCTATCGGGAGGCGGTGCAGGTGCTGACGGCGAAGGGACTGGTCGAGAGCCGTCCGAAGGCCGGCACGCGGGTGCTGCCGCGCAACCGCTGGAACCTGCTCGATCCCGATGTGCTCGCCTGGGCGTTCGCCGGTGAGCCGGACATCGATTTCGTGCGAAACCTGTTCGAATTGCGCGCCATCGTCGAGCCCGCCGCGGCGCGGCTGGCGGCCGAACGGCGCGACCGCGCCGACCTGAAGGCGATGAAGGATGCGCTGGCGGCGATGCGGCGCTTCACATTGGCGACCGATGCCGGCCGCGCCGCCGATCGCGATTTCCACAACGCCATATTGCAGGCGACGCACAACGACGCACTGATGGCGCTGACCGCAAGCATCGGCGCCGCAGTCAACTGGACGACGCAGTTCAAGCAGCGGTCGCGCGCGCTGCCGCGCAATCCGATCCCCGATCATGCCCGCGTCTACGACGCGATCGCCGTCGGTGACGCGGATGCGGCGGCAACCGCGATGCGCACGCTTGTGGACCTCGCACTCGAGGATACGCGCAGCTCGATGGAGCGCTGA
- a CDS encoding aldose epimerase family protein, protein MRKVSRLLGAVAFLAAVQLANGAAIAGEASRAPAGKLADGTAIEAITLKNSHGVSATILTYGATLQTMVAPDRAGKPTDILLGYDKLDGYVEQPNYFGVTVGRYANRISGGRFTLDGKAYQLPLNDKVNSLHGGEKGFDKVAWSVRSLKSGPSASVVLSYKSADGEQGYPGALDVTVTYALDEQGALTISFDATTDKPTVVNMTNHALFNLAGGGTAENHVLTIPAKAYTPVNDKLIPTGELRAVEGTVFDFRAPHALVPGIRDGRDEQIRFGHGYDHNYALDKGATAKPELAARLEDPASGRVLEVLTTEPGVQFYTGNFLDGTYVGKGGALYRMGDGIALEPQKFPDAPNQPKFLSARVDPGKPYHHVMVYKVSVAK, encoded by the coding sequence ATGCGGAAGGTGAGCAGGCTGTTGGGCGCGGTGGCGTTTCTGGCCGCGGTGCAACTGGCGAACGGAGCGGCGATCGCGGGCGAAGCCAGCCGGGCGCCGGCGGGCAAGCTGGCGGACGGCACCGCGATCGAAGCGATCACCCTCAAGAACAGCCATGGCGTCTCGGCGACGATCCTCACCTATGGCGCGACGTTGCAGACGATGGTTGCGCCCGACCGGGCCGGCAAGCCCACCGACATCCTGCTCGGCTATGACAAGCTCGACGGCTATGTCGAGCAGCCCAATTATTTCGGTGTCACCGTCGGGCGCTATGCGAACCGCATCTCCGGCGGCCGCTTCACGCTCGACGGCAAGGCCTACCAACTGCCGCTGAACGACAAGGTCAACTCGCTGCATGGCGGTGAAAAGGGCTTCGACAAGGTTGCCTGGTCGGTGCGCTCTCTGAAGAGCGGCCCCTCGGCCAGCGTCGTACTCAGCTACAAGAGTGCGGACGGCGAGCAAGGCTATCCGGGCGCGCTCGACGTGACTGTCACCTATGCGCTGGACGAACAAGGCGCGCTGACGATCAGCTTCGACGCGACCACCGACAAGCCAACGGTCGTCAACATGACCAATCATGCGCTGTTCAATCTGGCGGGCGGCGGTACCGCCGAGAACCATGTGCTGACGATCCCGGCGAAGGCCTACACGCCGGTCAACGACAAGCTGATCCCGACCGGCGAGCTGCGCGCGGTCGAGGGCACGGTGTTCGACTTCCGGGCGCCCCACGCGCTCGTTCCTGGCATCCGCGACGGCCGCGACGAACAGATCCGCTTCGGCCACGGCTATGATCACAACTATGCGCTCGACAAGGGTGCGACCGCCAAGCCCGAACTGGCCGCGCGGCTGGAAGATCCGGCGTCGGGCCGCGTGCTGGAGGTGCTGACCACCGAGCCCGGCGTGCAGTTCTACACCGGCAACTTCCTCGACGGCACCTATGTCGGCAAGGGCGGCGCGCTCTACCGCATGGGGGACGGCATCGCACTGGAACCGCAGAAGTTTCCCGATGCGCCGAACCAGCCGAAATTTCTCTCGGCGCGGGTCGATCCAGGCAAGCCCTACCATCATGTGATGGTCTACAAGGTGTCGGTCGCGAAGTAG